In Mus musculus strain C57BL/6J chromosome 1, GRCm38.p6 C57BL/6J, a single genomic region encodes these proteins:
- the Tmem14a gene encoding transmembrane protein 14A isoform X1, protein MRLASLPMDLIGFGYAALVTIGSVLGYKRRGGVPSLIAGLSVGLLAGYGAYRVSNDRRDVKVSLFTAFFLATIMGVRFKRSKKVMPAGLVAGLREYFQVASGKLGHRKNESPLLPLRRAVTEPSEPTAQGHDRAVHSRPVHQRDCPSVFLFL, encoded by the exons ACTTGCATCCTTACCAATGGACCTGATTGGTTTTGGTTATGCAGCCCTTGTGACAATTGGGAGTGTTTTGGGATATAAGCGAAGAG GTGGAGTTCCATCTCTGATTGCTGGGCTTTCTGTTGGACTTTTGGCTGGCTACGGAGCCTACCGTGTCTCCAATGACAGACGGGATGTCAAAGTGTCATTGT TTACAGCTTTCTTCCTGGCCACCATAATGGGTGTGAGATTTAAGAGGTCCAAGAAAGTAATGCCTGCTGGTCTAGTTGCAGGCTTAAG GGAATATTTTCAAGTTGCATCTGGGAAGTTGGGACACAGGAAAAATGAGTCCCCCTTGCTTCCTCTGAGAAGGGCGGTGACAGAGCCCTCAGAGCCCACAGCACAGGGACATGACAGGGCAGTACACAGCAGGCCTGTCCATCAGCGTGACTGtccctctgtcttcctcttcctgtga
- the Tmem14a gene encoding transmembrane protein 14A isoform X2: protein MRLASLPMDLIGFGYAALVTIGSVLGYKRRGGVPSLIAGLSVGLLAGYGAYRVSNDRRDVKVSLFTAFFLATIMGVRFKRSKKVMPAGLVAGLSLMMILRLVLLLL, encoded by the exons ACTTGCATCCTTACCAATGGACCTGATTGGTTTTGGTTATGCAGCCCTTGTGACAATTGGGAGTGTTTTGGGATATAAGCGAAGAG GTGGAGTTCCATCTCTGATTGCTGGGCTTTCTGTTGGACTTTTGGCTGGCTACGGAGCCTACCGTGTCTCCAATGACAGACGGGATGTCAAAGTGTCATTGT TTACAGCTTTCTTCCTGGCCACCATAATGGGTGTGAGATTTAAGAGGTCCAAGAAAGTAATGCCTGCTGGTCTAGTTGCAGGCTTAAG CCTCATGATGATCCTGAGacttgtgctgctgctgctgtag
- the Tmem14a gene encoding transmembrane protein 14A isoform 1 (isoform 1 is encoded by transcript variant 1): protein MDLIGFGYAALVTIGSVLGYKRRGGVPSLIAGLSVGLLAGYGAYRVSNDRRDVKVSLFTAFFLATIMGVRFKRSKKVMPAGLVAGLREYFQVASGKLGHRKNESPLLPLRRAVTEPSEPTAQGHDRAVHSRPVHQRDCPSVFLFL, encoded by the exons ATGGACCTGATTGGTTTTGGTTATGCAGCCCTTGTGACAATTGGGAGTGTTTTGGGATATAAGCGAAGAG GTGGAGTTCCATCTCTGATTGCTGGGCTTTCTGTTGGACTTTTGGCTGGCTACGGAGCCTACCGTGTCTCCAATGACAGACGGGATGTCAAAGTGTCATTGT TTACAGCTTTCTTCCTGGCCACCATAATGGGTGTGAGATTTAAGAGGTCCAAGAAAGTAATGCCTGCTGGTCTAGTTGCAGGCTTAAG GGAATATTTTCAAGTTGCATCTGGGAAGTTGGGACACAGGAAAAATGAGTCCCCCTTGCTTCCTCTGAGAAGGGCGGTGACAGAGCCCTCAGAGCCCACAGCACAGGGACATGACAGGGCAGTACACAGCAGGCCTGTCCATCAGCGTGACTGtccctctgtcttcctcttcctgtga
- the Tmem14a gene encoding transmembrane protein 14A isoform 2 (isoform 2 is encoded by transcript variant 2), with protein sequence MDLIGFGYAALVTIGSVLGYKRRGGVPSLIAGLSVGLLAGYGAYRVSNDRRDVKVSLFTAFFLATIMGVRFKRSKKVMPAGLVAGLSLMMILRLVLLLL encoded by the exons ATGGACCTGATTGGTTTTGGTTATGCAGCCCTTGTGACAATTGGGAGTGTTTTGGGATATAAGCGAAGAG GTGGAGTTCCATCTCTGATTGCTGGGCTTTCTGTTGGACTTTTGGCTGGCTACGGAGCCTACCGTGTCTCCAATGACAGACGGGATGTCAAAGTGTCATTGT TTACAGCTTTCTTCCTGGCCACCATAATGGGTGTGAGATTTAAGAGGTCCAAGAAAGTAATGCCTGCTGGTCTAGTTGCAGGCTTAAG CCTCATGATGATCCTGAGacttgtgctgctgctgctgtag